CTGATGCCTAACCCGGCTGTTCATTGTCCCCGCTTGGTCCTGGCCCCACCTGTTCCCTAACCGGGCTGTTCCCTATTCCCACCCGTTCCTAACCCGGCTGTTCCCTATTCCCAGCTGTTCCCTAACCCAGCTGTTCCCTATTCCCACCTGTTCCCTAACCCGGCTGTCCGTTATCGCGCCCGCTCCCAATCcaggctgttccctgtcccACCGGGCTGTCGCCGGTCCCGCCTGTTCCCTAGCCCACTGTTCCCTAACTCGGTTGGGCCCGGTCCCGCCTACTGCCTGTTCCTGTTCCGACTGCCATTCCCCAGCCAGACTGTTCCCTGTCCCGCCTAGTCCCCATTCCTAACCTGGCTGTTCCCTGTTCCACCTGCTCACTGATTCGGCTGCTCCTAGTCCCGCCTGACCCCTGTTCTTAACCAGGCTGTTCCTGTCCCCCCTAGTCCCTAACCCGGGCCGTTCCCTATCCcggccgttcccggtgccgcctgtcgctgtccccgctgtcccctgtcccccctagTCCCTAACCCGGGCCGTTCCCTATCCcggccgttcccggtgccgcctgtcgctgtccccgctgtcccctgtcccccctagTCCCTAACCCGGGCCGTTCCCTATCCcggccgttcccggtgccgcctgtcgctgtccccattgtcccctgtccccgctcccGCCAGAGCCCACACGGACCGTGGGCGTGGCCTCTGGCGAGGGGCGTGTCCGGGGGCGTGGCCTCATAGCGCCTTCCTCCCCGGGGCGCAGTGCCTCTCCCGCCTGACGTCATCACCGCGCGCCGCCGCTCTCCGCCCGGCGCCGCCATGTCCTTGTGGGTGTCCCGGCTCggccgggccgcggccgcccgggGTCGGCGGGGGAGCTccgggccgggcagcgccgcgctgGGCTCCGCCCTGCCGGGGGGGGTGAGTGgaggtggctgggcagggctgtgtccgGAGCTCCGTCCTGCTGGGGGAGGGGGTGAGCAGAGACAGCTGGAGGCCGGAGATGCCTctccccggggccgggctgtTCCTTGGGAAGGGACATTGccggcagggagctgggagaggcggCGAAATGCGAGGCAGACTGGAGCAAGTGCAGGAGAGTGCAGTGACCTTCGGTTGCGGCTGTGGGCAGTAGTGCTGCGAGGAAAGGAGTGTTCGATAGAAATGACCGCCCCTGTGTGAGGGAGGGTACTGCAGTGCTCAGAATGAGGTTTGTAAGATGTTTGTCGGGGCCTGGGGGAGGCTCTGAGCGGGGTCAGAAAGGCCCTGCCTTCAGCCCCATAGCCTAGGTGGGTCCCTCTTGCCACCGCTCAGAAATGGTGCATTGAAAGCTGTATTGAAATGAAGCTGTAACTCTCCTGCGAGTGGGTTTAGTGTTATTATGTGCCCAGAACCACAGAAAGTACGAGCAAAAGTCTAATGTGTGGTCTCTCTTGGGAACTCTGGGTGTGTTGTGTGTCTGGCCTTCAGACTGAAAAttgttccatgtttttttctgtcttctcagcCTTTAATTTGATGAACAACTTCCCTGCCTAACCACTGCTGCAGTTGCTAAGCTGAAATGACGGTGCTAAGGTTACTGAGTGAAAACTTGTATTAGATGCATAAGAGTGtgtcctgtgtgtgtgtctgaagAAACAGTGTTTGAGCTGAAAAATCCCTCCAAAGCTGCtgatttccatgtgtttttctccaGGCAAGAATCCAcgccagccctgagcagagcctgcagtATGGGTGGCTGGCCTATATGTTGGGAGAAAGGACCAGCAAGAAGttcacagagcacagcaaagtCTTTACAGTAGAGGGGAATCTGTCTTCTGGGAAGGGCCAGCTGGCCCAGCAAATAGCAGACAAACTGGGTATGTCTCACTCTGTCTGTTTCCCTGAGAGCTGACAGAGTTTAGTCGTGGTTCTTGTGCAGAGGAAGTTCATCAGAGCAGCAGTTCCTGACTGGGAAATGCTGGAGGGAGTGGGGAGGCTCTGTGGGTGATGTTGGTgaggtttgggatggggatttgtTGTGAGTGAAGCTGCAGTTCTAATGGAGTCTGTGTGCTCCCCGGGAGCTTGGCTTTTCCACGTGGATGTGCTTGgaacagctcagctctccctgggccGTGGCAGAGCTCGGAGTTGGGGTTCGTTGCCCTCTGCTGTGATGGGCAGGGGAGCTGttgaaggagcagctgtgtgctCAGTAGCTGAAGAGGTGTTTGCTGCACATGAGCACAGCTTATTTCTGCTGTgggtttcttctctttctcaggGATGAAGTACTTCCCCGAGGCAGACATCCACTACCAGGACAGGATCTCGGGGGAGGGCAAGCTGCTGCCTGAGAAGTTCAATGGCTTCTGTAGCCTGGAGAAGTTCTACATGGACCCCGAGTCTCCCGACGGGCACTCGTACCGCCTGCAGTCCTGGATCTTCGGGAGCCGAGTCCTGCAGTACGCCGACGCCTTGGAGCACCTGCTCAGCACAGGTtggggaatcatggaatggtttgggctggaagggaccttgcaGCTCCTTTTGTTCCAACCTGGAGCCTGCTCTCCCTTGCAGGTCAAGGCGTGGTGCTGGAGCGCTCTCCCTACAGTGACTTCGTGTTCCTGGATGCCATGTTAAAGCAGGGATATGTCCACAAGAGATGTGAGTTCCTGCCAGCAAAAGGAAGCTGTTTGGCCATAATCTCTCAGGAGTCTGGTAGTTaactttactttaaaaaagaaacaaaacattcctGCTTGGAAGGAGGGATTCCTTTAAAGGTTCAGTGTTCATGTGTTGTATGTTGCTGGGTGGAGCTAGTCTGGTTTCAGTGGCAGCGAGGAGACAAAAGATAAAGGGCAGGGATTGAAATGCAAAGCGTTTCATTTGTAAGGAAAAACCCTTTTTCGCTGTGAAGAGAGTCAAACCCTGGAGCAAATCACCTGGGATCTCCCCCCTGGAGATACTTGGAACGCTGTGGGTGGAGTTCTCAGCAGAGTGCTTGAACCGGGTGATTTGGGGATGTTCCTGCCAACCTGAGTGATTTGGTTTGGGGTTATGGGTGCTGAGCTCCTGAGCTGTTGCTGCATGTTCTTAGCAAATCTGTTCTTTTGGCTGCTCCTGAGGTGGACATAACTGTTTTCTTGACTGCctcctggttttgctgttggATTTAAGAGgtgtatatatttgtttttttgccACCTGCTGTAAGTTACTGGATGGCTTTGAGAGGTGATAATGATGACCTGTGTCTGCATTGCTGaggcagcaaagcccagcaaTCCACAGTTTAATACAAAATCCCAGTTTGGATTGTACTGGAATCCTTAGGGAACAAAAATCTTGATTACAGCTACTGCTGCTTATTGTCTCTAAATGgtggaggaaaagctgagattCCTGTAAACCTGAGCCAGGAATAAAGTCCCTCTTTGCTACAACTGGGTTTAGATTCTTAGATCTCAGTGCATGGAAGTTTTCTGGAGGAAGTTTTTCTGTAAACTTCCTGAATTCTGTTAGAGGAAAGGCATACCCTGAACTTGCTCTGTGAGCCCAGAAGAAGAGACTCCAAATACAGAGGTGGGGAATgtgatttgtttgtgttttacaCAGGCCTTGATCACTACAAAGAGGTCAAGGAGATCAgcatttctgagttgctgccacCTCACTTGGTCATTtatgttatgaacagtttccaggtgttccccagagacacgggcagggctttcctagttcccatagcaacactaaaagaaaacaactaactctagctaagtaccgatattgaaatgctaattagctaattgctctgtttgttttctctaaactacctggcctcccacccctccacgctgccattctgggactaacatgcaaataaaaaccccttaggatcatgggagtatttttaggagataaaaatgaatataaatcaaaaactgaacacaatagaggagtctagataaatgccctagctgaggaagagggaaacacatcccctgactggcttttaaccgtcgccatcacctaagagagaacagactatattaggctctgagaagcagggagatagagacagagagccctggtgctgccaccatggaaggagcggggacagctgttgttctggacttcagcaacagactctgcacaccacgcctcctcatcctcgggccaccggtgtgccacaaggaaaggagaaaggacagctgctgctcgggactccagtgaccgactctgcacgccgccttcctttcggctgcctgggaaagctacgaccgcgggggcgagctctgcgtcgagccccctgcccagctgatctttttaataaagagctgaacattaataaaggcattagccctgttcatttcaatttgggggctcgtccgggatagccacgcccgaagaggaccccccggacagctggacagctcaaccatctgcttcgagggaccctcgggagttgctggctaccttcggaccctaggatccgcgtgagacgagcaacgcagaggagcatcggatgggtaagaaaaaccgggagacgagcgaatgagtgagtgagtgagacgggggccggcagctcggacccccgaagtgagagggacccgctagtacccgcgtttccggactcctgcgaaggggccggccgggaacggggggaagcgagtggaatagaggagcgactgaggcgtctccttagaagtaaagcaggccctcctccgagcgtgtggaggtgccctatgggcaaagtaagtccctggcaatcagggcaaggggaatatccccagcagggcaggtgggatgtggaggtcctagaggacatgtccccggcgccggcaggatgggataggacggcaggtgggatgtacctggcagacagaaagcatgtccccgacaggcaaaaggcatgtccctgccaggcaggacaggaaaacagggcaggtgggatgtccaagcagaaaggagcgtcatgtccccaccgggcagagggcatgtccccgccaggcaggagaggataacagggcatgtagggcgggatgtcctagcaagcaggagcagcaagagggcatgtccccagcaggcaggacaggataacagggcaggtaggatgtccatggcaggcaaggatggaggtccccgtcagagcagataggggaatggccctggaaggcagggcaggatgtccccgtcagagcaggcaataacccaagtaaggagaaaggcaggaaggcaaggaagctaagtctagtaggagagtaaggcaagggggcttggccggagttcgagtgtaaggctcggcaggatgttcgaccttacctcggcagggagaccaagcttcccaagcctagtagggtcaggcaagggggcttggccggagttcgagtgtaaggctcggcaggacgttcgaccttacctcggcagggagaccaagcttcccaagcctagtagggtcaggcaagggggcttggccggagttcgagtgtaaggctcggcaggacgttcgaccttacctcggcagggagaccaagcttcccaagcctagtagggtcaggcaagggggcttggccggagttcgagtgtaaggctcggcaggacgttcgaccttacctcggcagggagaccaagcttcccaagcctagtaggagagtcaggcaagggggcttggccggagttcgagtgtaaggctcggcaggacgttcgaccttacctcggcagggagaccaagcttcccaagcctagtagggtcaggcaagggggcttggccggagttcgagtgtaaggctcggcaggacgttcgaccttacctcggcagggagaccaagcttcccaaggttagtagggtcaggcaagggggcttggccggagttcgagtgtaaggctcggcaggacgttcgaccttacctcggcagggagaccaagcttcccaagcctagtagggtcaggcaagggggcttggccggagttcgagtgtaaggctcggcaggacgttcgaccttacctcggcagggagaccaagcttcccaaggttagtagggtcaggcaagggggcttggccggagttcgagtgtaaggctcggcaggacgttcgaccttacctcggcagggagaccaagcttcccaagcctagtagggtcaggcaagggggcttggccggagttcgagtgtaaggctcggcaggacgttcgaccttacctcggcagggagaccaagcttcccaagcctagtagggtcaggcaagggggcttggccgaagttcgagtgtaaggctcggcaggacgttcgaccttacctcggcagggagaccaagcttcccaagcctagtagggtcaggcaagggggcttggccggagttcgagtgtaaggctcggcaggacgttcgaccttacctcggcagggagaccaagcttcccaagcctagtagggtcaggcaagggggcttggccggagttcgagtgtaaggctcggcaggacgttcgaccttacctcggcagggagaccaagcttcccaagcctagtaggagagtcaggcaagggggcttggccggagttcgagtgtaaggctcggcaggacgttcgaccttacctcggcagggagaccaagcttcccaagcctagtagggtcaggcaagggggcttggccggagttcgagtgtaaggctcggcaggacgttcgaccttacctcggcagggagaccaagcttcccaagcctagtaggagagtcaggcaagggggcttggccggagttcgagtgtaaggctcggcaggacgttcgaccttacctcggcagggagaccaagcttcccaagcctagtagggtcaggcaagggggcttggccgaagttcgagtgtaaggctcggcaggacgttcaaccttacctcggcagggagaccaagcttcccaagcctagtagggtcaggcaagggggcttggccggagttcgagtgtaaggctcggcaggacgttcgaccttacctcggcagggagaccaagcttcccaagcctagtagggtcaggcaagggggcttggccggagttcgagtgtaaggctcggcaggacgttcgaccttacctcggcagggagaccaagcttcccaagcctagtaggagagtcaggcaagggggcttggccggagttcgagtgtaaggctcggcaggacgttcaaccttacctcggcagggagaccaagcttcccaagcctagtagggtcaggcaagggggcttggccggagttcgagtgtaaggctcggcaggacgttcgaccttacctcggcagggagaccaagcttcccaaggttagtagggtcaggcaagggggcttggccggagttcgagtgtaaggctcggcaggacgttcgaccttacctcggcagggagaccaagcttcccaagcctagtaggagagtcaggcaagggggcttggccggagttcgagtgtaaggctcggcaggacgttcgaccttacctcggcagggagaccaagcttcccaagcctagtagggtcaggcaagggggcttggccggagttcaagtgtaaggctcggcaggacgttcgaccttacctcggcagggagaccaagcttcccaaacctagtaggagagtcaggcaagggggcttggccggagttcgagtgtaaggctcggcaggacgttcgaccttacctcggcagggagaccaagcttcccaagcctagtaagaaggttaggcaaaaggccaagtaagagtttgggcaggacttagcaggggtacaaggctagaaagtccatcaaggagttcaaaacttaggccaaagagaaaaagaacagaagacaatagataagagtatgactagtgattgtcctggccaagagacaatgtaaagtgccacgaggggaatttagttaaaagtgattaagtttagtcaagtgattcaaaatacgaagttgggaggggtcagatgcgctttagctgcctgtcagtatattccattttagatagaagcaccatttaaggtatatattttttttttgtttttgaggcctgaaaatgggaagaggttatagtaaaggagcaaatccttccaaagcaaagagaattccacctaacagccccttggggcaactgttagactaatgggattctcagGAGACTATGAAGGGTttagacaagagtaagatgatacattacagtataggaagtatggccgaagttagaattacagggacAGTGGCCGTgatatggaacccaagatcagtggatgtgtaatcagttaaaccaacacaaaaaaaaaaaaaaaaaaaaaaaaaaaaaaaaaaaaaaaccacaactgagagggccttgatatagaacaactatctcatgcagcttgctggctggagaattctataaataatgagactgagaatatgcaagttacaaagaaatagagaggaagacaaaagggaatagagagggggagactagaaaaataaaggaatgagaccccctcgattgcctgtccccgtctgctcctgttacttccccaacagtttccccagttggtccttcagcccctcctattgagtccctgattcctttcccctgttttcccacctctgtttcatcgtcccttcccttagtttcctcagccatctccccaactccctcttcctcttctccagatggagtttccttgcctcctcccacttgggagctgaggccacctttgcccagggttggttcaccacctggcatgccccctggcctccagtgtctctctccactactatttccctgcttggtgccttagaaaaagggccgtattgtagcacccgatccaaagcaccaagggtggaggggctctttccccttagaggggttcctgtgggtagagcagctgggggagttaggtttgtggatgcacctttggcagtttccaaagtccggggatttgggaaagagctaagaaatttagtggaagaccccgttggaatatctagccagttggaccaatttctagggctgagtatttgtacctggggagacctgagctattctaagcattctgttctttctgagaaaggtccagatgatctgagcggcaggggtgaagatatgggaaagagagggtggattggggcccccagggaaccaggggatgcccttggtggaccccaactggagtcccagccaacaagaaggtaggcaaaacataagagactataggtccctcatgataagagggatcaaagagtatccctagaggaagcaacacgaaattggcctttgatggtactgaggagaaggatgagaccccggcaatttggcttaaccaactaaaacgaaatttccagttatattcaaatatagacccagatagcccagagggtcaagtcctcttaaaggtctagtttgtcaccaaatcctgacccgatattagacaaaaactagaaaagatagaggactggcaagaaaagaacatgaatgagt
The Vidua macroura isolate BioBank_ID:100142 chromosome 7, ASM2450914v1, whole genome shotgun sequence DNA segment above includes these coding regions:
- the LOC128809750 gene encoding NADH dehydrogenase [ubiquinone] 1 alpha subcomplex subunit 10, mitochondrial-like, with the protein product MSLWVSRLGRAAAARGRRGSSGPGSAALGSALPGGARIHASPEQSLQYGWLAYMLGERTSKKFTEHSKVFTVEGNLSSGKGQLAQQIADKLGMKYFPEADIHYQDRISGEGKLLPEKFNGFCSLEKFYMDPESPDGHSYRLQSWIFGSRVLQYADALEHLLSTGQGVVLERSPYSDFVFLDAMLKQGYVHKRCLDHYKEVKEISISELLPPHLVIYVMNNVPVPEVQKRIQEKGKPYEKKVSPSYLQSIEDAYKKTFLPEISESSEVLQYTATAAEDVEKVIEDIEYLKFDKGPWVEQDDVSFHHLRLYVQDKAGVLDSVSIPRFVPEITIGGSEYDKIYYEYRELPGHKYKPGYNADVGDKWIWLK